The Terriglobus roseus sequence CTGAACTGGCCGTCGGGCGTAACTTCCTTGTGACCGATGCCAAGCTTCGCCTTGCAGTGGTCCAGGATGTCATAGCCGCCAACGAGCATGCAGGAGATGTTGGTGCACACCTGCACGTTGTACCTGCCAGCCGGCTTGGTGCGCAGCATGGAGTAGTACGACAGCACGCCTCGTACGTCCAACTCCAGAAGGTCGAGTCGCTGTGCGATCTCGGCAACAACGGCGTCCGAGACATAGCCCACTTCGTCCTGCGCGTACAGCAGCATAGGGACAAGAGCGGATCGCTTTACCGGGTAGAGAGTGACGAGTTTGTCGAAACGCTCAGCGGTAGCCTGCGTGAAGATGCTGTCGGTTACGGTGCTCACAGGTTAATTATCGCCGATGCCAGCCGCTCTGCGTACAGGTCCATCTCATCTTCGTCGTCACCCACGCGGGCACGCCCATTTTCTGTCAGGGTGAAGGTGCGTTCCTCACCCTCGCTGGTGGTGTAAGCAGCAGGCACGAACTGCATCCAGCGCAGTCCATAGCGAACAAGGATGCGGTCTTCGCTTACTTCGACGACAGCATGTTGCTCACGGCCGAGCGAGTGGACGGCGGCGTAGGAGCGCAGCAGGGAGGCCCAGGATGTCCACAGTTCGCGATGAAGTTGTTCGGTTATCACCTCTTCACGCTACCGCAAAGCTGCGCTAGCATGGCGGAGCTCCTCGCGAAAC is a genomic window containing:
- the nuoE gene encoding complex I 24 kDa subunit family protein, producing MSTVTDSIFTQATAERFDKLVTLYPVKRSALVPMLLYAQDEVGYVSDAVVAEIAQRLDLLELDVRGVLSYYSMLRTKPAGRYNVQVCTNISCMLVGGYDILDHCKAKLGIGHKEVTPDGQFSLEEVECIGACCWAPAMQVNYDFHDNLTTAKVDAILADYAAGRGKDVK
- a CDS encoding transcriptional regulator, whose amino-acid sequence is MITEQLHRELWTSWASLLRSYAAVHSLGREQHAVVEVSEDRILVRYGLRWMQFVPAAYTTSEGEERTFTLTENGRARVGDDEDEMDLYAERLASAIINL